ACGCAGACCTCTTGCAGACTATCAGCGACTACGGTGATCTGCACGCACTTCTGTTTGGCGAAAAGGACCTAGATACCAAGAGTAACGACAAGAAAAAACACAGGACTTCCCAGAGATACACGGCAAAGGCTGCTCCGCCTCTGCAGTCACTCAAACCCGACGAGGTCACCGACGATATCGCATACATCAGGCATCTAACTGGCCAACCTCCAGCTCCATTCAAGAGTCGTATTACTGATTGAAAAAACCAGGTCATATCGCACGAAGTGGTTCAAACTATTCAGCTTGAAGGATCGATTCAGATGGTCTGCGGAGGAGCTCTGCCAATCGAATCATTCGACGGTTGTTTGGCTCGGTGCTAGCATGTTTAAGCTGAACGTTAGGGTCCGGAGGGTGTGGGATCGTCTGTTCCGATGCAATGCGCTGGCTATTTGCATAATTGTGGCGATGGTGGTGACCGGGGCCGTGGTAATACCGCAGTTTGTCGCTGAAACACATGGATATGGCTGGCCGAAGTTCTCTGATGAGGATATCACGACGGACCGGGACGGTCCGTTCTTCAGAGGATGCGTAGACACCGAGCGGTACCTGAAAGACGAGCAGTACACGAAGATGAACGCTACGTTTGTGATGCTGACGAGGAACGAAGAGAGCGAGGACGTTGCAAAGACTATCAGGAGCATAGAGAGCCACTTCAACCAGTGGTTTCAGTATCCGTACGTTTTCTTGAACGACGTGCCGTTTACCCAGGAGTTCAAAGACAAGATCCAGAGGTTAAGTCGAGCGCCGATGCAGTTTGGTACTGTGGATAAACTGGATTGGGAGTTCCCCGAGCAGGTGAGAAACTCGTTTGCGTTCCAAAACGCCTTGAGAGATCAGGCTGACCGCGGGATCCTATACGGGGGCGAGGAGTCCTACCACAAGATGTGCCGGTTCTATTCTGGTTTGTTTTACAAGCATCCGTTGGTCCAACAGTTCGAGTGGTACTGGAGACTGGAGCCGGACGTGGAGTTCTTCTGTGACTTGACGTACGACCCGTTCCTGGAGATGGCCCGAAGCGACAAGCGGTACGGGTTCACAATAGTGCTTCCAGAGCTGTACTGGACGGTGCCGAACCTGTTCCGATACACCCGGAGTTTCATTCGGGAGAACAAGCTCAAATTGGGGTCCCTATGGCGGCTGTTCACTAACAACTACAGGATTCTCGAGACCGACGACGAGGTGCTCGCCAGCAGAGTCAATTATGGGAGCGACGTGGACCACAAGCTCTCCGAGAAGGTCGCCATCGAGCACATGCTCGCGTCTGGTAACAGCGAAGAGGAAATGGGGCTGCGGTACCTGGTAGGCCGCTCTCAGGCAAAGATCCCGCTGTTCGAGGACAAGttcgacgacgaggagTACAACCTGTGCCACTTCTGGAGCAATTTCGAGATCGCCCGCCTGGACGTCTTCGACAACGAGATCTACGACTCCTACTTCCGCTACCTGGAGCAGAAGGGCGGCTTCTGGCGCGAGAGATGGGGCGACGCCCCCGTGCACTCGCTGGGCCTTGGCATGACGCTCAACGTCGAGGACGTGCACTACTTCCGGGACATCGGCTACCGACACTCGGTCATCCAGCACTGTCCCAAGAACTGGAACGGCGTCGAGTCCGGCACGAAAGTCGCCCAAGCCCAGCTGCCCTACTTCGAGGCTGACCCGCGCGCCAAGCGCAACCCGCTGTGGCACCGCTACAACAAGGGCGTCGACAACGGCTGCGGCTGCCGCTGCCGTTGCGACACCTGGAAGACAGACATAGAAGACACAGCGTACTACTGCATGGAGCGCTGGACCGACCTGCAGCTCGCGTCCGACGCTGACCTCGCCCGCGGCGGCCACTACGCCGCCATCGCGAGCGCCAACGACGTCGAGTCCCGCGTCAGAGATGACTACTTGGCACAGCTGCTCCAGGAGCCTTCCTGATCGCTctgttttcttcaactgttACAATTACATATACATACATATAATCCGGATCCCCGAACATGACCAATCAACCACCGAAACCGTACAGAGTCCTACCCTgtctcttcaaagcgtACACGACGTCCAGCGAGGTGAccgtcttcctcttggcGTGTTCAGTGTATGTGACGGCGTCCCTGATCACAGACTCCAGGAACGTCTTCAGCACCGCTCTCACCTCTTCGTAGATCAGACCGGATATACGCTTCACACCGCCTCTTCTGGCCAGTCTTCTGATCGCAGGCTTCGTGATACCCTGGATGTTATCTCTGAGGATCTTTCTGTGACGTTTAGCACCACCTTTTCCTAAACCTTTACCACCTTTACCTCTACCGGACATTCTTACTTGCTTCTGTTCTTGCTACAGAACCAGGAGCCAACAACCACAACCACACCGCCGCAAACCTGGGCCCTCTTATACCTGAGCTGGATGCCACTTCCAGGTCCTTGTCGCGAAACGCTGGGCACGACTGCCCATACTAATGCGAAACTCCCGTCACGGCTCGCATTTCGCGTGCTTTGGAGGCCGACCTGAACAGACCGGGCCCTTCGCACCTGCGGCGCGAAACTGCCAGCACGGCAGACTGGCACCGTCGAAGACAGTATATAAGAGGGCAGGCAGCCGGCTGCTGAGGTGCTGGTTAGCTGGTGTGAACTCAACAGTAGAGCATCTATACAATGGCAAGAACCAAACAGACAGCTAGAAAGTCGACCGGTGGTAAGGCACCAAGAAAGCAGCTGGCCTCAAAGGCCGCTAGAAAGTCGGCACCATCGACCGGTGGTGTCAAGAAGCCACACAGATACAAGCCAGGTACCGTTGCTCTAAGAGAGATTAGAAGATTCCAGAAATCGACAGAACTTTTGATCAGGAAGCTGCCCTTCCAGAGACTGGTCAGGGAGATTGCACAGGACTTCAAGACCGATCTGCGGTTCCAGTCGTCAGCTATCGGGGCTCTGCAGGAGTCCGTGGAGGCTTACTTGGTGTCGCTGTTCGAAGACACCAATCTGGCTGCGATCCACGCCAAGCGTGTGACGATCCAGAAGAAGGACATCAAGCTTGCCCGCAGACTGAGAGGCGAGCGTTCTTAGGTTGGAATTTGGGGGTTTAGTAGTTATATTGTGTTTGTATGTTAAATGAGTACCGTCTGTTACGCCTTGCTGTGAGAAAACAGGGCACTCTGGGAGACCACTTGAGCTTGGAGCGGGCAAGTGAGCGATGGCTGAGAGGGAATCGACGTGGGAAAGCTGGTACAAGTACACTGGGACGCCGTATCCGGCGGCGTTGAActcgctgctgctgttggcGACCCCTCAGGTCTCGCCGGCGACTCCGTCGCCGGTATCGGTGGTGCAGAGGGCGTCGTCGTCGAGGTTTGTGAACGCTTTGTCGAGGCCCAAGTACCTGGGGCCGTCCAGCAGGACTGCGTTGCTGTTTGGGGCGGCACAGGCGCTGGGAGCGTGGATGGTCTACGACGGGGACGTCGAGAGCGGGTCTGGGTTCCTGGCAGCGTGGTCTGCGCTGTATCTGATTGTTGGCGGACGTGGGTCCGTGAAAGCGTTGCGCTACGGCAAGGTGTGGCCGCTGCTGGTCGCCTCGGTGACCGGGGCCAACGCCTTCATGTACGGGAGACGCTTCATAGCCGGCGGGTTTACTTAGAGCGTACGTAGTCACCACTGTATAGGTAGCCAGTTGTTCTTCTGGGCAATGCGGACGATCTCGTTGTCGTTGTACATCTCGATGAACTGCTGGTCGAGCGCCCTGGCCTTCGGAAACGCAAACCGCCTGTACTCGTCGAATATCATCGTGAGCGACCAGTTCTGCAGCTTGCGTATGCAGCCAACGAGACACCCGGTTCTGTGCTTCCCCCGGTTGCAATGGATCAGGATCGGCTGGTTGTCGGGGTTCAGCACCACTTCCAGCGCTCTCGTGAGCAGGTCCGACGGTATATTCACGAACGGCTCCTTGTTGCCGCTCATTCCGACCTGGAACAATCGGATGCCCGACTGCTTCAGGAATTCCTCATTCTCAGGCGGGTATTCCTCCGGTATGAGCACTAGTATCGACTTCAGCTTGAGCCTACGCTGTAAAAACGCAAAGTTCTCCATTCGAGGAAAACTGCTGCGATATATCTCCCCGACTACATGGCTGAAGTTCTCCGGAGGTATCACCTCCTGGTGGCTCTGCTCCAACGCCCCATCTTGCTCTTCTACCGTCCGGAGGCCGTTGGAGCCatcctgcttcttctcatgGAATCTTTCTAGAATCTCGTCAAACTCCCCTCGTAGCGTCTCATCCTCGTTGACCACGGTGTGAATGCCACTGCTCTTACCATCGCCTCTCAGATAGCTGGCGTCCTGCTGTATAAGTCGTACTATCTCTGCTTCGTTCTCGATAAGACTGTCAATAACGCTGCTTTCAGCCTCCTTCGCCGTCCCACCCTGGCCTGCCATCTTCAAGCGTGCTATTGCAGCTCAATTGAGGGTACCGGATCGCTGCTTAACGGTTTCACTAGCTGTGGTGTGTCCTTGACAAGTATCTCATCTCGCTACTACCGTATGAAAAGGCTCTGTTACAATCAACACACAGTTAACAAGTAAGGACGCTGACTTTAGGCCCCTAGGAGACTCATATCGATTGGCAGGGAAGTATTCAAGTGCTGGGAATTACGATGGAACCTACTGGTACAGCTGTTTCGTCTACAATCAACCTTGTCAAGACCATACTAGGAGCGGGGCTTCTGGCGATCCCTTTTGCGTTCAAAAACGATGGTGTGCTCGTGGGGACATTACTGACATTGCTGGCTGCTGTTACTTCAGGTTTTGGGCTCTTTATCCTCTCGAAATCGTCCAAGACGCTGATAAACCCTAGAAACTCCTCGTTCTTCACGCTGTGCATGCTCACTTATCCGCTTCTGGCACCTTTGTTTGATCTGGCGATGATTGTACAGTGCTTCGGCGTAGGTCTCAGCTATTTGGTGCTGATTGGGGACCTTTTTCCACGGCTGTTTGGCGGTGAAGCTAATTTTTGGATCCTGATCTCTGCCGTGGTCACCGTTCCGCTgtgctgcttgaagaagctggacAATCTGAGATACTCGAGTATTCTGGGGCTCTTTGCGCTGGCATACTTGTCGCTTCTGGTGGTTACTTGCTTCGTCCACGGAACGCTCTTCACGCATGGCTATGAACGCTACAGAGGAGAAGTGTCGTGGTTCAAGGTTTACGATGCCAAGGGCCTGATGTCCACCTTCAGCATCATAGTCTTCGCCTACACAGGTTCTAtgaatcttttcagcatTATCAATGAACTTAAGGATAACTCCATGAAGAATATCTCGCTCGTTATCAACAGATCGATCTCGATCTCGACATTGGTGTTCCTCACAGTAGGGATAACAGGATATCTAACCTTCGGAAGCAACACCCTGGGTAACATCATTCTCAACTATGATCCGGATTCCGTCTGGGTACACATCGGTAGACTCTGTCTGGGGTCTATGGTGATGCTGTCGTTTCCTCTGCTGTTCCATCCTTGCCGTATCGCCATCAACAACTTAATCGTCTGGCTCGAGATTCAGCTCAGGAAGGAGCCCAGCATTACGGGTGAACCTGAGAATGAGATGCGTTCCGACCGTGGTGAGGCCACTCCCATCAGATTATctattgaagatgaggatcGCGAGTCCCTGTCTGGGCTGGAGAACGGCGACATCGAATCGGCAAACGCTGAGGAGATTCAGATTCATCGTGGTACTAACGTGGAACACACCCCATTCCCTGATTTTCGTTTTTACATCATCACTGCCGTCCTGCTGCTTTCCATTTACACGATCGCACTGCGAATCAGGTCTTTTGCCTTCGTACTGGCGATAGTGGGTGCCACCGGTTCAACATCCATTTCCTTTACATTGCCAGGGTTATTCGGCTACAAGCTGATCGGAACTGACTCGCTGGCTATCGGCGAGATGGTTTCGCCAAGAGACAGATTCTATAAACGTTGCAGTGGCCTATTGGCGTGGTATGGCGTGGGAATAATGGCGTTTTCACTCTACGTTACGTTGAAATACGGTACTGATTAGACACATCTCCAAATATAATCTAAAAAGATATCACTGACATACAGCAATGAATAGAATCCATATATTCAGACATCAAATGCTaaatagtgaaaaaaaatctcCGAAGCGGGGAGTCGAACCCCGGTCTCCACGGTGAGAGCGTGATGTGATAGCCGTTACACTACATCGGAGTGCTTTTCGTTGGGTTGTAAGAAAAACTTTTCAGCCAACCCTTGTCCAATGACTTCCATACCTTCTACTAGTGCAATTCCAGAAGGACCAGGATTCCATGGATCGAATATAGCCTATGTAATAATAAATACCAGATGCATTATTACAAAAGGTTTGTCTTCTAACAAATTCATAAATCTTTTGTTGCCTTCTTAGCGCCGCACATTTCTCTTGGTGGATCTGTAGACATTGGAATATGATATGGTCTTCTACTCTGACTCGCGTATTCAATGTGCACAGTAGAGTCAACAACTAGTGAAAAAATGAATTCCAGGCATGAAAACTACGACGCACAAGTCCAAAGTTTTAATCTTCAGCCGATGTAATACCCTATGTAACCTGAGCCCTAATAAGATGTTTGTGGTGCTAACAGTATGTTATAGAATGAGTTAGCTCGAGGCTGATGGTCT
Above is a genomic segment from Torulaspora globosa chromosome 1, complete sequence containing:
- the AIM19 gene encoding Aim19p (ancestral locus Anc_2.297); this encodes MAERESTWESWYKYTGTPYPAALNSLLLLATPQVSPATPSPVSVVQRASSSRFVNALSRPKYLGPSSRTALLFGAAQALGAWMVYDGDVESGSGFLAAWSALYLIVGGRGSVKALRYGKVWPLLVASVTGANAFMYGRRFIAGGFT
- the HHF2 gene encoding histone H4 (ancestral locus Anc_2.299), coding for MSGRGKGGKGLGKGGAKRHRKILRDNIQGITKPAIRRLARRGGVKRISGLIYEEVRAVLKTFLESVIRDAVTYTEHAKRKTVTSLDVVYALKRQGRTLYGFGG
- the AVT7 gene encoding Avt7p (ancestral locus Anc_2.295), with translation MEPTGTAVSSTINLVKTILGAGLLAIPFAFKNDGVLVGTLLTLLAAVTSGFGLFILSKSSKTLINPRNSSFFTLCMLTYPLLAPLFDLAMIVQCFGVGLSYLVLIGDLFPRLFGGEANFWILISAVVTVPLCCLKKLDNLRYSSILGLFALAYLSLLVVTCFVHGTLFTHGYERYRGEVSWFKVYDAKGLMSTFSIIVFAYTGSMNLFSIINELKDNSMKNISLVINRSISISTLVFLTVGITGYLTFGSNTLGNIILNYDPDSVWVHIGRLCLGSMVMLSFPLLFHPCRIAINNLIVWLEIQLRKEPSITGEPENEMRSDRGEATPIRLSIEDEDRESLSGLENGDIESANAEEIQIHRGTNVEHTPFPDFRFYIITAVLLLSIYTIALRIRSFAFVLAIVGATGSTSISFTLPGLFGYKLIGTDSLAIGEMVSPRDRFYKRCSGLLAWYGVGIMAFSLYVTLKYGTD
- the SIW14 gene encoding putative tyrosine protein phosphatase SIW14 (ancestral locus Anc_2.296) — translated: MAGQGGTAKEAESSVIDSLIENEAEIVRLIQQDASYLRGDGKSSGIHTVVNEDETLRGEFDEILERFHEKKQDGSNGLRTVEEQDGALEQSHQEVIPPENFSHVVGEIYRSSFPRMENFAFLQRRLKLKSILVLIPEEYPPENEEFLKQSGIRLFQVGMSGNKEPFVNIPSDLLTRALEVVLNPDNQPILIHCNRGKHRTGCLVGCIRKLQNWSLTMIFDEYRRFAFPKARALDQQFIEMYNDNEIVRIAQKNNWLPIQW
- the HHT2 gene encoding histone H3 (ancestral locus Anc_2.298); its protein translation is MARTKQTARKSTGGKAPRKQLASKAARKSAPSTGGVKKPHRYKPGTVALREIRRFQKSTELLIRKLPFQRLVREIAQDFKTDLRFQSSAIGALQESVEAYLVSLFEDTNLAAIHAKRVTIQKKDIKLARRLRGERS
- a CDS encoding glycosyltransferase family 15 protein (ancestral locus Anc_2.300); this encodes MFKLNVRVRRVWDRLFRCNALAICIIVAMVVTGAVVIPQFVAETHGYGWPKFSDEDITTDRDGPFFRGCVDTERYLKDEQYTKMNATFVMLTRNEESEDVAKTIRSIESHFNQWFQYPYVFLNDVPFTQEFKDKIQRLSRAPMQFGTVDKLDWEFPEQVRNSFAFQNALRDQADRGILYGGEESYHKMCRFYSGLFYKHPLVQQFEWYWRLEPDVEFFCDLTYDPFLEMARSDKRYGFTIVLPELYWTVPNLFRYTRSFIRENKLKLGSLWRLFTNNYRILETDDEVLASRVNYGSDVDHKLSEKVAIEHMLASGNSEEEMGLRYLVGRSQAKIPLFEDKFDDEEYNLCHFWSNFEIARLDVFDNEIYDSYFRYLEQKGGFWRERWGDAPVHSLGLGMTLNVEDVHYFRDIGYRHSVIQHCPKNWNGVESGTKVAQAQLPYFEADPRAKRNPLWHRYNKGVDNGCGCRCRCDTWKTDIEDTAYYCMERWTDLQLASDADLARGGHYAAIASANDVESRVRDDYLAQLLQEPS